TATGGAAAAGGAAGTTATAAAAAGTAAGGAATTTATTGATAGATTTGTTGAATGTTTGGAGAAGGGGGAGGATTTTACGTTAGAGGATTGTATTGTTGAAGGAGATGTTGATATTTTGGATATTTATGATAGAATTAAGGATGATGAGGAATTAAAACGGTTAATTGATAAACAAAAAGACACAGATGTGATAACTATAACTACAAATGCAGGTATAAACCTTAGTTTCTATAATGTTGAATTCAATGGTAACTTTCAAATGTTCAAATTCAAAATAGAGATTGTGGAAACAATTAAGAAAATATCTATTAAAATACTATTGGGAAGTGTAAATTTTATAGAATCTACATTTAAAGGAAAAGTTGATTTTAGGTGTTCAGAAATTCAAGGTGAGGTCACTATTATAGATTCAACATTTATGGAAGATATTATTTTTCGGGAATCAACATTTAAAGAGGACGTCTATTTTGAAAAATCAGATAAATTTGAAAATAATTTGGTAATTAAAGGTGAAATTAATTTTACTGACTCAATATTTGAGAAAAATGTTTATTTTATGGATTCGATAGTATTTAAAAAGAAAGTTGATTTTAATAACTCAACCTTTAAGGGAAATGTGTATTTTGAGAATTTAGTATTTGAAAAAATATTAGATTTTAGTAGTTCAACGTTTGAAGGGAATGTTAACTTTAATGGTTTGATAATATTTGAAAGAGGAGCTGACTTTAGAAACTCAACATTTGAAAAAAATGTTAGTTTTTGGTATCCGAAATTTAAATGGGATGTTATTTTTGAAGGTTCAGAATTTAAAGAAAAGGCGTATTTTCATGGTTTAACAGTAGAAGGAAAAGCGAATTTCAACAATTCAATATTTAGTGGAAAAACTTATTTTAGTCATTCGACATTTGAGAAATGGATTAGTTTTAGGGGTTCAGAATTTAAAGGAGATGTCAATTTTAGCGATTCAAAATTTAAAGAAAAGGCGGAATTCACTTATTTAACATTTGAGAAGGATGTTAATTTTTCAAATGTTATTTTCAATAAAGCAAAATTTTTCAATGCAACCTTTAAATCTCGTGCAGATTTTAGAGGAATCTGTTTTGTGTTGT
This sequence is a window from Methanotorris formicicus Mc-S-70. Protein-coding genes within it:
- a CDS encoding pentapeptide repeat-containing protein codes for the protein MEKEVIKSKEFIDRFVECLEKGEDFTLEDCIVEGDVDILDIYDRIKDDEELKRLIDKQKDTDVITITTNAGINLSFYNVEFNGNFQMFKFKIEIVETIKKISIKILLGSVNFIESTFKGKVDFRCSEIQGEVTIIDSTFMEDIIFRESTFKEDVYFEKSDKFENNLVIKGEINFTDSIFEKNVYFMDSIVFKKKVDFNNSTFKGNVYFENLVFEKILDFSSSTFEGNVNFNGLIIFERGADFRNSTFEKNVSFWYPKFKWDVIFEGSEFKEKAYFHGLTVEGKANFNNSIFSGKTYFSHSTFEKWISFRGSEFKGDVNFSDSKFKEKAEFTYLTFEKDVNFSNVIFNKAKFFNATFKSRADFRGICFVLLSFVDCTFEDLLFRKGKIKFEKSKKVEINLEKPNDQWIHTIINIIKGECLAIFLNVQFLNKHAKIENFPLSKTSFLKTDVREVMLLCNIKKEKILSHKLLKNDKNNEGIYKETYNILKNHLDYKSVLAEYRNLRISIENNRTYIEASDLYKMEMELIKEYSNNEFEKYIIKAYGAISDYGESISIPIFWFVILIFTTPFVLILFHCLNSLINIQIPNTILDFLLLYAEYLKSVLGSKFYIGDGKTLMDTIIYCIYSILSIIILGNLYIALRRKLSRK